In Bradyrhizobium paxllaeri, the genomic stretch CCCGGGAAAAATCCAGTCCTGCCGCCGCCGGCGCCATCAAACGGAACCTCAAATACATCCAGAAAATTGCGCTCGATGGGCCGAACCGAGAGCGATGGAAAGCGCGAAGCGATCCTCTTCGACGTTTCTGCAAGGAAGCCGTCGGCGATATCGATCGGCACGTAGCCTCGCGGGTCGCGCAGCCCCGCCAGCACAAGCTCCGTCTTGACGCCGGCTCCCGCACCATACTCGATGAGAATCGCGCCAGACTCTACAAAATCGGCGATGTCACTCTGCCGCTCTCGCAGGATCGACGTTTCGGTTCGAGTCAGGTAATACTCATCCTGCCTCGTTATCTCTTCAAAAAGTGCAGACCCACGCTCGTCGTATAACCAACGGCTCGGCAGTGTCTTCACATCAGCGGATAATCCGCAGACGACGTCTCGGGCAAATGCATTTTCAACACGGCAGATGCTGTTATTTGCATGAAGCATATTTTCCGCTTTCGGTGACACGGCGGATGACGGCCGCGGTAAACTCGCGGCCGATGTCATCACCGCAGATTCTCGGCTGGCGCAGCCAGTAGGTTATTTGATGGGCGTGGTCAGCGGGTTGTCATTGGTGTCGAGGACGAAGACAGCGAGCAGCTTTGCCGGCTCTGTCTTGCTCGCGTTGCGGCTGATCGAATGGGTCGCGCCCGGCGGTTCCGACCAGCTCTCACCTGCCCGATAGATGCGCTTCTCGCCGTCATTCACCTTCGACTCGATCACGCCCGAGATCACGTAGGCGTAGATGAAAGCTGACTTCGCGTGGGTGTGGGACGGAGAGGCCGCGCCCGGCGCGTAATCGACCTCCAGGGCGAGCAGCGACTTGCCAGGGATATTGGGAATGACCGCCTCGAAGTTCTTCGTAACGGTTTGCGCTTCGCTATCATGGGCGGCCATTGAGAAGGCGAAGGCGGCGCAGGTGGCGGCGATAATGGTTCGGATCTTCACGGGCTTTCTCCTTCTGCCTATAGGTTGGTCTTCGTTCTTCATTGTTTCCTCCCGGCCT encodes the following:
- the egtD gene encoding L-histidine N(alpha)-methyltransferase, whose amino-acid sequence is MTSAASLPRPSSAVSPKAENMLHANNSICRVENAFARDVVCGLSADVKTLPSRWLYDERGSALFEEITRQDEYYLTRTETSILRERQSDIADFVESGAILIEYGAGAGVKTELVLAGLRDPRGYVPIDIADGFLAETSKRIASRFPSLSVRPIERNFLDVFEVPFDGAGGGRTGFFPGSTMGNLNAIEAKTLLMQMGRHLGDDGRAIIGVDLQKNVDTLLRAYDDSAGVTAAFNLNLLERINTELDGDFCIEQFKHVARWNEIEKAVEMHLVSLCDQRVTLCGRTFHFRTSETIHTESSRKYTAESFERLARSGGWRVAEAWQDADGLFGLFGLIRY
- a CDS encoding cupin domain-containing protein gives rise to the protein MKIRTIIAATCAAFAFSMAAHDSEAQTVTKNFEAVIPNIPGKSLLALEVDYAPGAASPSHTHAKSAFIYAYVISGVIESKVNDGEKRIYRAGESWSEPPGATHSISRNASKTEPAKLLAVFVLDTNDNPLTTPIK